The proteins below are encoded in one region of Ricinus communis isolate WT05 ecotype wild-type chromosome 6, ASM1957865v1, whole genome shotgun sequence:
- the LOC8279188 gene encoding fatty acid amide hydrolase isoform X1, which translates to MGKKRIMVPAEDVDLSTVQYKPEVIEAPHLTGLGFKLFVKLLEAPVIGSLIISHLKKENKMNEMLRNTDIPEAPMFKPEYPPQEPEPGGVVLDEDGKPEDRVEVALKCLPHYDPASFWNGDSAPSFRYWKIRDYAHAYRSKIVTPSTVAEHIISVLEEFKGKKPPTPLLISFDEEEVRKQAAASTRRFEEGNPMSILDGIFMAIKDDIDCYPHPSKGATTWMHEVRSVKKDAVSVSRLRSCGVIFVGKANMHELGMGTTGNNPNYGTTRNPHATDRYTGGSSSGPAAIVASGLCSAALGTDGGGSVRIPSSLCGVVGLKTTYGRTDMEGSLCHYGTVEIIGPIASSVEDAMLVYSVILGSSPADKICLRPSPPCLPNLSSYESVGGLGSLRLGKYTEWFNDVHSTDVSDKCEDALNLLSKTHGCEIVEIVVPELEEMRTAHLVCIGSEMQSSLSPDIEDGKGVRLTYDTRTSLALFQSFSASDYVAAQCLRRRLMYHHMEIFKKVDVIVTPTTGMTAPKIPPSALKYGETDMQVTGYLMRFVIAANLLGFPAITVPVGYDKQGLPIGLQIIGRPWAEATILRLASAIEEQAEPKKQPESFYDVLQSK; encoded by the exons ATGGGAAAGAAACGTATAATGGTTCCAGCTGAGGATGTGGACTTGTCTACTGTCCAGTATAAGCCTGAAGTTATTGAAG CTCCGCATCTGACTGGATTGGGATTTAAGTTGTTTGTAAAACTACTTGAGGCTCCAGTGATTGGTTCTCTCATCATATCTCATTTAAAGAAGGAGAACAAGATGAATGAG ATGCTGCGAAACACTGATATACCAGAAGCACCCATGTTTAAACCTGAATATCCTCCTCAAG AACCAGAGCCTGGTGGTGTTGTTTTGGATGAGGATGGAAAACCAGAAGATAGGGTTGAAGTAGCCTTGAAGTGTCTACCACATTATGATCCTGCTAGCTTCTGGAATGGGGACTCAGCTCCATCATTCAGGTACTGGAAGATACGTGATTATGCACATGCTTATCGATCTAAGATTGTGACACCATCTACG GTTGCAGAGCACATAATCTCAGTTTTAGAGGAGttcaaaggaaagaagccTCCAACACCattattgatttcttttgaTGAGGAGGAAGTTAGGAAGCAGGCTGCTGCTTCTACACGGAGGTTTGAGGAAG GAAATCCAATGTCCATTTTAGATGGCATTTTCATGGCAATCAAGGATGATATAGATTGCTATCCCCATCCATCTAAAG GTGCTACAACATGGATGCATGAGGTCCGTTCTGTCAAAAAGGATGCAGTTTCTGTTTCTAGATTGCGTAGCTGTGGTGTGATATTTGTGGGGAAGGCAAATATGCATGAATTAGGCATGGGAACAACTGGAAATAATCCAAATTATGG AACCACAAGAAACCCTCATGCAACGGATAGGTACACAGGTGGATCTTCCTCAGGCCCAGCAGCTATTGTAGCTTCTGGGCTCTGCTCTGCTGCCTTAGGAACAGATGGTGGAG GTTCTGTCCGCATCCCTTCTTCCCTTTGTGGTGTAGTGGGCTTGAAAACAACGTATGGACGGACAGATATGGAAGG TTCATTATGCCATTATGGAACTGTGGAAATTATTGGACCAATTGCATCTTCAGTGGAGGATGCCATGTTAGT GTATTCTGTGATTTTGGGCTCATCTCCTGCAGATAAAATCTGCCTGAGACCA TCTCCTCCTTGTTTGCCTAATTTGTCATCATATGAAAGTGTGGGTGGTTTGGGATCATTGCGGCTTGGGAAGTATACAGAG TGGTTTAATGATGTGCACTCAACTGATGTCTCTGATAAGTGTGAGGATGCTCTTAACCTTCTGTCAAAAACACATGGGTGTGAA ATAGTGGAGATTGTTGTACCTGAACTTGAAGAGATGCGCACTGCTCATCTTGTTTGCATTGGATCTGAAATGCAGTCCTCATTAAGCCCTGATATCGAGGATGG GAAAGGTGTGAGGTTGACATATGATACCCGTACCAGTCTTGCACTATTTCAATCATTCAGTGCTTCAGATTATGTTGCTGCACAGTGTCTTAG GAGAAGATTAATGTACCATCACATGGAGATTTTTAAAAAGGTTGATGTCATAGTCACCCCTACGACTGG CATGACAGCACCCAAAATACCTCCTAGTGCTCTCAAGTATGGTGAGACTGATATGCAGGTTACAG GTTATCTTATGCGGTTTGTCATTGCAGCAAATCTTCTTGGTTTTCCTGCCATTACTGTCCCT GTTGGGTACGATAAACAAGGCCTTCCAATAGGTTTGCAGATAATTGGTCGTCCATGGGCAGAAGCTACAATATTGCGTTTAGCTTCTGCAATAGAG GAACAAGCAGAGCCTAAGAAGCAGCCCGAGTCATTTTATGATGTTCTGCAGTCAAAATGA
- the LOC8279188 gene encoding fatty acid amide hydrolase isoform X2, whose translation MGKKRIMVPAEDVDLSTVQYKPEVIEAPHLTGLGFKLFVKLLEAPVIGSLIISHLKKENKMNEMLRNTDIPEAPMFKPEYPPQEPEPGGVVLDEDGKPEDRVEVALKCLPHYDPASFWNGDSAPSFRYWKIRDYAHAYRSKIVTPSTVAEHIISVLEEFKGKKPPTPLLISFDEEEVRKQAAASTRRFEEGNPMSILDGIFMAIKDDIDCYPHPSKGATTWMHEVRSVKKDAVSVSRLRSCGVIFVGKANMHELGMGTTGNNPNYGTTRNPHATDRYTGGSSSGPAAIVASGLCSAALGTDGGGRFCPHPFFPLWCSGLENNVWTDRYGRFIMPLWNCGNYWTNCIFSGGCHVSSPPCLPNLSSYESVGGLGSLRLGKYTEWFNDVHSTDVSDKCEDALNLLSKTHGCEIVEIVVPELEEMRTAHLVCIGSEMQSSLSPDIEDGKGVRLTYDTRTSLALFQSFSASDYVAAQCLRRRLMYHHMEIFKKVDVIVTPTTGMTAPKIPPSALKYGETDMQVTGYLMRFVIAANLLGFPAITVPVGYDKQGLPIGLQIIGRPWAEATILRLASAIEEQAEPKKQPESFYDVLQSK comes from the exons ATGGGAAAGAAACGTATAATGGTTCCAGCTGAGGATGTGGACTTGTCTACTGTCCAGTATAAGCCTGAAGTTATTGAAG CTCCGCATCTGACTGGATTGGGATTTAAGTTGTTTGTAAAACTACTTGAGGCTCCAGTGATTGGTTCTCTCATCATATCTCATTTAAAGAAGGAGAACAAGATGAATGAG ATGCTGCGAAACACTGATATACCAGAAGCACCCATGTTTAAACCTGAATATCCTCCTCAAG AACCAGAGCCTGGTGGTGTTGTTTTGGATGAGGATGGAAAACCAGAAGATAGGGTTGAAGTAGCCTTGAAGTGTCTACCACATTATGATCCTGCTAGCTTCTGGAATGGGGACTCAGCTCCATCATTCAGGTACTGGAAGATACGTGATTATGCACATGCTTATCGATCTAAGATTGTGACACCATCTACG GTTGCAGAGCACATAATCTCAGTTTTAGAGGAGttcaaaggaaagaagccTCCAACACCattattgatttcttttgaTGAGGAGGAAGTTAGGAAGCAGGCTGCTGCTTCTACACGGAGGTTTGAGGAAG GAAATCCAATGTCCATTTTAGATGGCATTTTCATGGCAATCAAGGATGATATAGATTGCTATCCCCATCCATCTAAAG GTGCTACAACATGGATGCATGAGGTCCGTTCTGTCAAAAAGGATGCAGTTTCTGTTTCTAGATTGCGTAGCTGTGGTGTGATATTTGTGGGGAAGGCAAATATGCATGAATTAGGCATGGGAACAACTGGAAATAATCCAAATTATGG AACCACAAGAAACCCTCATGCAACGGATAGGTACACAGGTGGATCTTCCTCAGGCCCAGCAGCTATTGTAGCTTCTGGGCTCTGCTCTGCTGCCTTAGGAACAGATGGTGGAG GCAGGTTCTGTCCGCATCCCTTCTTCCCTTTGTGGTGTAGTGGGCTTGAAAACAACGTATGGACGGACAGATATGGAAGG TTCATTATGCCATTATGGAACTGTGGAAATTATTGGACCAATTGCATCTTCAGTGGAGGATGCCATGTTAGT TCTCCTCCTTGTTTGCCTAATTTGTCATCATATGAAAGTGTGGGTGGTTTGGGATCATTGCGGCTTGGGAAGTATACAGAG TGGTTTAATGATGTGCACTCAACTGATGTCTCTGATAAGTGTGAGGATGCTCTTAACCTTCTGTCAAAAACACATGGGTGTGAA ATAGTGGAGATTGTTGTACCTGAACTTGAAGAGATGCGCACTGCTCATCTTGTTTGCATTGGATCTGAAATGCAGTCCTCATTAAGCCCTGATATCGAGGATGG GAAAGGTGTGAGGTTGACATATGATACCCGTACCAGTCTTGCACTATTTCAATCATTCAGTGCTTCAGATTATGTTGCTGCACAGTGTCTTAG GAGAAGATTAATGTACCATCACATGGAGATTTTTAAAAAGGTTGATGTCATAGTCACCCCTACGACTGG CATGACAGCACCCAAAATACCTCCTAGTGCTCTCAAGTATGGTGAGACTGATATGCAGGTTACAG GTTATCTTATGCGGTTTGTCATTGCAGCAAATCTTCTTGGTTTTCCTGCCATTACTGTCCCT GTTGGGTACGATAAACAAGGCCTTCCAATAGGTTTGCAGATAATTGGTCGTCCATGGGCAGAAGCTACAATATTGCGTTTAGCTTCTGCAATAGAG GAACAAGCAGAGCCTAAGAAGCAGCCCGAGTCATTTTATGATGTTCTGCAGTCAAAATGA
- the LOC8279187 gene encoding phosphoglycerate mutase-like protein 1 isoform X1: MTIFICTFISPINHHTISLTHHHHSISSSSSSSSTALFPLVCSSSSSFPVADMDGAPGPSLFPLHRCKTIHLVRHAQGMHNVEGDKNYKAYLSPKYYDAQLTQLGWQQVDNLRKHVQTCGLSKRIDLVVTSPLLRTLQTAVGVFGGEGYTNKVDTLPLMVANAGDSARAAISSFNSPPFIAVELCREHFGVHPCDKRRNISEYQFLFPAIDFSLIETDEDVLWKADVRETTKELTDRGLKFMNWLWTRKEKEIAIVTHSGFLFHTLSAFGNDCHPLVKKEICNRFTNCELRSMVIVDRSMIGTDPSTTNYPGKIPRGLDLPSDALEEDGPTTNSVV, encoded by the exons AtgactatttttatttgcacCTTTATCAGCCCAATCAATCATCACACCATTTCTCTAACACACCATCATCActccatttcttcttcttcttcttcttcttctacagCTCTCTTCCCTCTTGTCTgctcctcctcctcttctttTCCAG TTGCAGATATGGATGGTGCTCCAGGTCCAAGTCTGTTTCCGTTGCACCGGTGCAAAACTATTCACCTG GTGAGGCATGCACAAGGGATGCACAATGTAGAGGGAGATAAGAACTACAAAGCTTACTTGTCTCCCAAATATTATGATGCACAACTTACTCAACTGGGCTGGCAGCAG GTTGATAATTTGCGAAAGCATGTCCAAACGTGTGGACTGTCTAAGAGGATTGACTTGGTTGTTACGTCTCCTTTGCTGAG GACATTGCAAACAGCTGTTGGAGTGTTTGGTGGTGAGGGCTACACGAACAAGGTGGATACATTGCCACTAATGGTGGCAAATGCTGGAGACAGTGCTCGAGCAGCTATCTCAAGTTTCAATTCGCCACCTTTCATTGCTGTGGAACTTTGTCGAGAACATTTT GGTGTGCATCCTTGTGACAAGAGGCGAAACATCAGCGaatatcaatttcttttccctGCAATTGATTTTTCGTTG ATAGAAACTGATGAGGACGTATTGTGGAAAGCTGATGTGAGGGAGACCACCAAAGAACTTACTGACCGGGGATTGAAGTTCATGAACTG GTTGTGgacaagaaaagagaaagagatagCAATAGTTACCCATAGCGGATTCTTGTTTCACACTTTAAGTGCATTTGGTAATGACTGTCACCCATtggtgaagaaagagatatgcAATCG CTTTACGAATTGTGAACTTAGATCCATGGTCATTGTTGACAGAAG TATGATCGGGACAGATCCCTCAACAACTAACTATCCTGGAAAGATTCCCCGTGGCCTGGATCTCCCAAGCGATGCTCTGGAGGAGGATGGACCGACAACAAACTCAGTTGTCTAA
- the LOC8279187 gene encoding phosphoglycerate mutase-like protein 1 isoform X2 yields the protein MKPCIQVRHAQGMHNVEGDKNYKAYLSPKYYDAQLTQLGWQQVDNLRKHVQTCGLSKRIDLVVTSPLLRTLQTAVGVFGGEGYTNKVDTLPLMVANAGDSARAAISSFNSPPFIAVELCREHFGVHPCDKRRNISEYQFLFPAIDFSLIETDEDVLWKADVRETTKELTDRGLKFMNWLWTRKEKEIAIVTHSGFLFHTLSAFGNDCHPLVKKEICNRFTNCELRSMVIVDRSMIGTDPSTTNYPGKIPRGLDLPSDALEEDGPTTNSVV from the exons ATGAAACCATGCATCCAGGTGAGGCATGCACAAGGGATGCACAATGTAGAGGGAGATAAGAACTACAAAGCTTACTTGTCTCCCAAATATTATGATGCACAACTTACTCAACTGGGCTGGCAGCAG GTTGATAATTTGCGAAAGCATGTCCAAACGTGTGGACTGTCTAAGAGGATTGACTTGGTTGTTACGTCTCCTTTGCTGAG GACATTGCAAACAGCTGTTGGAGTGTTTGGTGGTGAGGGCTACACGAACAAGGTGGATACATTGCCACTAATGGTGGCAAATGCTGGAGACAGTGCTCGAGCAGCTATCTCAAGTTTCAATTCGCCACCTTTCATTGCTGTGGAACTTTGTCGAGAACATTTT GGTGTGCATCCTTGTGACAAGAGGCGAAACATCAGCGaatatcaatttcttttccctGCAATTGATTTTTCGTTG ATAGAAACTGATGAGGACGTATTGTGGAAAGCTGATGTGAGGGAGACCACCAAAGAACTTACTGACCGGGGATTGAAGTTCATGAACTG GTTGTGgacaagaaaagagaaagagatagCAATAGTTACCCATAGCGGATTCTTGTTTCACACTTTAAGTGCATTTGGTAATGACTGTCACCCATtggtgaagaaagagatatgcAATCG CTTTACGAATTGTGAACTTAGATCCATGGTCATTGTTGACAGAAG TATGATCGGGACAGATCCCTCAACAACTAACTATCCTGGAAAGATTCCCCGTGGCCTGGATCTCCCAAGCGATGCTCTGGAGGAGGATGGACCGACAACAAACTCAGTTGTCTAA
- the LOC8279186 gene encoding receptor-like protein EIX2, whose product MGRVSLLVLVPAILCMLTRDFGCNGDEHNRSCSQSDLEALNDFKNGLKDSGNRLSSWKGSNCCQWQGISCNNRTGAVNSIDLHNPYLVSSVYSLSGELRQSLLKLKSLQYLDLSLNTFDQVPIPEFLGSLQSLQYLNLSKAGFSGVIPPALGNLSSLQILDVSSQFSGLSVNSFDWVSDLVSIRYLAMSGVDLSMAGSTWIEVLNMLPHLTNLQLSNCYLSGSISSLSPVNFTSLAVLDLSFNNFKSMFPGWLVNVSSLAYVDLSNGGLYGRIPLGLSQLPNLQFLSLAMNNNLSASCPQLFGGGWKKIEVLDFALNRLHGKLPASVGNISSLTIFDLFVNSVEGGIPASIAKLCNLQRFDLSGNNLTGSLPKVLDGANCPSNSPLPNLLYLKLTSNRLTGNLPDWLGQLENLLELSLGSNLFQGPIPASLGNLQKLTSMELARNQLNGTVPGSFGQLSELSTLDVSLNHLRGYIYETHFSRLSKLRFLVLASNSFIFNVTPNWIPPFQAQNVDIGSCHLGPPFPAWLRTQKKLRFLDISNATISDTIPKWFWEIASDLSLLNVSFNQLQGQLQNPLNVAPDADVDFSSNLLEGPIPLPTVEIELLDLSNNQFSGLIHENLSESMPNLIFLSLSGNQLAGNIPATIGDMLLLQVIDLSNNNLLGSIPDSIGNCSFLKVLDLSFNNLSGTIPASLGQLNQLQSLHLSNNKLIENIPPSFHKISNLETLDLANNALSGDIPRWIGSGGGFSKLRILSLRSNAISGEIPSTLSNIISLQVLDLALNNLTGRIPVTFGDFKAMSHEQYINQYLIYGKYRGLYYQESLVVNIKGGPQKYSRILSLVTSIDLSSNNLQGEFPVEITKLIGLVALNLSHNQIVGQIPESVSNMRQLLSLDLSSNRLSGAIPSSMSSLSFLSALNLSRNNFSGMIPYTGQMTTFAASSFIGNPSLCGAPLQLKCQDDDLDQGGTSSDDDKDGFIDEWFYLSVGLGFAAGILVPMFILAIKKSWSDAYFGFVDELVHRSLWARIISKLARAIVPFIALPHLFITFLKSFLEFGMAKKLLASYQNFRKIPLSSKDLSNLESLVLGYNRFTGKLPKWIEDDFLLLKILSFRSNSFSGEIPSSLVNLNSLQVLDLAENKLSGRIPTSLDKRIAMTQCIVMYLMGFSRVSIMKRM is encoded by the exons atgggAAGAGTTTCACTTCTTGTTTTGGTTCCTGCAATTCTTTGTATGCTTACTAGAGATTTTGGTTGTAATGGAGATGAACATAACAGGAGCTGTTCACAATCTGATCTTGAAGCTCTTAATGACTTCAAAAATGGGCTTAAAGATTCTGGTAACCGGCTTTCATCATGGAAAGGAAGCAACTGTTGTCAGTGGCAGGGAATCAGCTGCAACAATAGAACTGGAGCTGTTAATTCCATTGATCTGCACAACCCATATCTAGTAAGTTCCGTATATTCTTTAAGTGGGGAGCTTAGACAGTCACTGCTAAAACTCAAGTCTTTACAATACTTAGACTTGAGTCTGAACACATTTGATCAAGTCCCTATTCCTGAATTCTTAGGGTCTTTACAGAGTTTGCAATATCTGAATCTATCCAAAGCTGGGTTCAGTGGTGTAATTCCTCCAGCTTTAGGAAACCTCTCTAGTTTGCAGATTCTTGATGTTTCTTCTCAATTTTCAGGTCTTTCTGTCAATAGTTTTGATTGGGTTAGTGATCTAGTTTCAATTAGATATCTTGCTATGAGCGGCGTTGACCTTTCCATGGCAGGTTCCACCTGGATTGAGGTATTGAACATGCTTCCTCATTTGACTAACTTGCAGCTTTCAAACTGTTACCTATCTGGTTCAATTTCATCTCTTAGCCCTGTCAATTTTACTTCACTTGCTGTTCTAGACCTTAGTTTCAACAACTTTAAGTCGATGTTTCCTGGTTGGTTAGTAAATGTTAGCAGCCTAGCCTATGTTGATCTAAGTAATGGCGGTTTGTATGGTAGGATACCACTTGGTCTTAGTCAGCTTCCAAATCTACAGTTTTTAAGTCTTGCTATGAACAATAATCTTTCTGCTAGTTGTCCTCAGTTGTTCGGAGGAGGTTGGAAAAAAATAGAGGTTCTTGATTTTGCTTTGAATAGATTGCATGGCAAACTCCCTGCTTCAGTAGGAAACATTTCGTCCCTTACCATCTTtgatttatttgtcaatagtgTTGAGGGTGGGATTCCTGCTTCCATTGCTAAACTCTGCAATCTACAAAGATTTGATCTCTCTGGCAATAACTTGACAGGAAGTTTGCCAAAGGTTCTTGATGGTGCAAATTGTCCATCAAACAGTCCCCTGCCTAATTTGTTGTACTTGAAACTGACCAGCAACCGTTTAACAGGAAATCTTCCAGACTGGTTGGGTCAGCTTGAAAATCTTCTAGAACTATCTTTAGGCAGTAACTTGTTCCAAGGTCCAATTCCTGCTTCTTTAGGCAACTTACAGAAGTTAACAAGTATGGAACTTGCAAGGAATCAACTTAATGGGACTGTACCTGGTAGTTTCGGACAGCTTTCTGAATTATCTACCTTGGATGTTTCTCTTAATCACCTGagaggatatatttatgaaacgCATTTCTCAAGGCTGAGTAAACTGAGATTCTTGGTGTTGGCTTCCAATTCATTCATTTTCAATGTCACTCCCAACTGGATACCTCCATTTCAGGCTCAAAATGTTGATATAGGTTCATGCCATTTGGGTCCTCCTTTTCCAGCTTGGCTCAGAACTCAAAAGAAACTAAGATTTCTAGATATCTCAAATGCTACCATCTCTGATACTATACCGAAGTGGTTTTGGGAAATTGCTTCCGACCTATCGTTGTTAAATGTTTCATTTAATCAGTTACAGGGCCAACTCCAAAATCCACTAAATGTAGCTCCAGATGCAGATGTTGATTTCAGCTCCAACCTCTTGGAAGGACCTATTCCGCTTCCTACTGTGGAAATTGAATTGCTAGACCTCTCGAACAATCAGTTTTCAGGTCTCATTCATGAAAACCTGAGTGAATCAATGCCAAACTTGATCTTTCTATCTCTTTCAGGTAATCAATTGGCAGGAAATATCCCAGCCACAATAGGGGATATGCTGCTTCTTCAAGTTATTGATCTCTCAAACAATAACTTACTTGGAAGCATTCCTGATAGCATAGGGAATTGTTCTTTCTTGAAAGTTCTAGACCTTAGCTTCAACAATCTGTCAGGGACAATCCCAGCATCATTAGGCCAGTTGAATCAGCTTCAGTCACTTCACCTGAGCAACAATAAGCTTATAGAAAACATTCCACCGTCCTTTCACAAAATCTCAAACTTGGAAACCTTGGATCTTGCAAACAATGCACTATCAGGTGACATCCCACGATGGATTGGAAGTGGAGGTGGATTTTCGAAGCTCAGAATTCTCAGCTTAAGGTCAAATGCAATTTCTGGTGAAATTCCCTCCACTCTGTCAAATATAATCTCATTGCAAGTCCTTGACCTCGCACTAAACAATTTGACCGGCAGAATTCCAGTCACATTTGGAGATTTTAAAGCCATGTCTCATGAGCAATACATAAACCAATATCTAATCTATGGGAAGTATAGAGGCCTATACTATCAAGAGAGCTTGGTGGTGAATATAAAAGGCGGACCTCAAAAATACAGCAGAATTCTATCCTTGGTTACTAGCATAGACCTTTCAAGCAATAACTTACAAGGAGAGTTTCCTGTTGAAATAACAAAACTGATCGGTTTAGTAGCTTTGAACTTGTCACATAATCAAATTGTCGGTCAGATTCCTGAAAGCGTTTCGAATATGCGGCAATTGTTATCGCTTGATCTTTCAAGCAATAGGCTATCAGGAGCAATTCCTTCTAGCATGTCTTCATTATCATTTTTGTCTGCCTTGAATCTGTCGAGAAATAACTTCTCAGGCATGATTCCTTATACAGGCCAAATGACAACTTTTGCAGCTTCCTCTTTTATTGGAAATCCAAGTCTTTGTGGAGCTCCATTACAACTCAAATGCCAAGATGATGATTTAGATCAAGGAGGCACTAGTTCAGATGATGACAAGGATGGGTTCATTGATGAGTGGTTTTACTTGAGCGTTGGGCTTGGATTTGCAGCTGGTATTCTTGTTCCTATGTTTATATTAGCAATCAAGAAATCTTGGAGTGATGCCTACTTTGGTTTTGTAGACGAACTTGTTCACAGGTCACTGTGGGCAAGAA TTATATCCAAGTTAGCTAGAGCTATAGTACCTTTCATTGCTCTGCCTCATCTTTTCATAACATTTCTCAAAAGCTTTTTGGAATTTGGCATGGCAAAG AAACTCCTTGCTTCCtatcaaaattttagaaaaattccACTGTCCTCGAAAGACTTGTCAAATTTAGAatctctagtccttggctaCAATAGATTTACTGGTAAACTTCCAAAATGGATTGAAGATGATTTTCTGCTTCTTAAAATTCTTAGCTTTAGGTCAAATTCATTTTCAGGAGAAATTCCTTCTTCACTAGTGAATCTGAATTCTTTGCAAGTCCTGGACCTAGCAGAGAATAAGTTGAGTGGAAGGATTCCCACCAGCTTGGATAAACGCATAGCCATGACTCAATGTATCGTGATGTATCTTATGGGTTTTTCCAGGGTCTCTATTATGAAGAGAATGTAG